Within the Bremerella sp. JC817 genome, the region AAGCTGCATCTGTTTCACGAAGAGTGGGTTTTGGATGGGGGTCAGGCCAAGCTGCCGGAGAACGGGGCGGTCGAACTGTACGATCTGCAGAACGACATTGGTGAACGAAACGATCTGTCGGCATCGAACCCAGAAAAGCGAGACGAACTGATCGCCGATGTGCTGCGTTGGCATCAGCATGTGGGGGCGATTGTGCCGAGCGAACCGAATCCCGCTTATAGCCCCGGCAAGAAGGGGAACTCCAAGCGAAACAAGTAATGCCAGCCTTTTGCTGGGCGTTGGCTTGGTTAGTGGTCGATTCTGTCACCCAAGTGGACCATTCCACCCGTTAGGGCAGCCGCGCATTGTCCGCAAGTTATGACTCTCAAAGGGTTTTCCTATTGGACTTGCTCCCGCCGGTTCGTGTAAAATGAAAGGACCTGAAAGATTTCAGGAAAAAAGCTGGGTCCAGCCCGTCGATGTACGGTAGTAGGCCAGCCATCTCCCAGCTTTCCCGCCTCCATCACTCCCACCTGCTAGCTTTCGATCGCCTGAGACGCGTGCCCTGTCGCGACGTGATCTTGCGAGATTGTTGTCGCCCCACGCGATCTTCAGCCGGCCTGAAGCAACTTTCGACGAACTATGAACACCACTTTCCCACAATTTCGCTCGACACTACTGCTCGCGCTTGGGGTAGTTCTTGGGTGCACTCCGCTCGCCTGGGCTGAGGAAGACGCCATGCGAGATAAGGGAAAGAAGATCTACACTTCGATGTGTGCCGACTGCCATGGCGATCAGGGCCAAGGCGTCGCCGGAGCGTACGAAGCGACACTCGCAGGGGATGCCAGTATTGGCGAGCTCGCTGATCAGATTTCCAAGACCATGCCGGAAGGGGACGCCGAGGCATGCCAGGGACCTGATGCCGAAGCGGTCGCTGCTTACATGCATTACAGCTTTTACAGCGAAGCGGCCCGAATCCGAAACCGTCCGCCACAAATCAGCTTGGCTCGTCTGACCGGCAACCAGCTTCGTCAGAGCCTGGCCGATCTGTATGGTCACTTCTACGGCAACATGGCCTACACCGACGAACGTGGCGTGAAGGGGATCTATTTCACCGGGGCGCGCTGGAAAGAAGAGAATAAGAAGATCGAACGGATCGATTCGACCATCGACTTCGATTTCGGCCGTGAAGGTCCTGGCGAAGGAATCGACAAAGAAGACTTCCTGATCCATTGGAACGGCAGCATCATCGCGGAAGAAACAGGCGACTACGAAATCATTCTTCGCAGCACTGTCTCGTTCACCATGCACTTCGGTAAGCTGGGACGCGAGTTCATCGACAACCACGTGCAGTCAGGTGACAAAACCGAGTTCCGCGAAGTGGTTCGTCTGACCGCCGGGCGAGCCTACCCCTTCAAAATCGACTACGTCCAGCGAAAGCGAAAGACCGAGCAACCGCCTGCCAGCATCTCGATGTCGTGGATCCCTCCGCATGGCACCGAACAGTTGATCCCCAAACGGAATTTGATTCCATGGACCGTCGAACCATCGTTCTCGCTGCAAACCAAGCTGCCGCCGGACGACCGTAGCTACGGCTTTGAACGAGGGATCGCGGTCGATCGCCAATGGGACGATTCGACCACATCGGCCGCTTTGGAATTCGGCCTGGTAGCCGTCGACGAACTATGGCCTGATTTCCAGCGACGCAACAAGAAGGTCCCTGAGGATAATCGCCAGCGGCTGAAGGCCTTCCTGACGGAACTGGTCGAAACGGCGTTTCGCACCAAGCTCAGCGATGATCTGAAGCAGCTTTACATCGAACAGCAAGTGGCCCAGTGCCCCGACGATAGCGAAGCAATCCGCCGCGTCGTGTTGATGGCACTCAAGTCACCGCGGTTCCTCTATCCGCAAACCGATGCGACCGATTCGCCGTCGCAGAAGGTTGCCAATCGCTTGGCGCTGACCTTCTACGATTCATTGCCATCCGAC harbors:
- a CDS encoding DUF1588 domain-containing protein, with amino-acid sequence MRDKGKKIYTSMCADCHGDQGQGVAGAYEATLAGDASIGELADQISKTMPEGDAEACQGPDAEAVAAYMHYSFYSEAARIRNRPPQISLARLTGNQLRQSLADLYGHFYGNMAYTDERGVKGIYFTGARWKEENKKIERIDSTIDFDFGREGPGEGIDKEDFLIHWNGSIIAEETGDYEIILRSTVSFTMHFGKLGREFIDNHVQSGDKTEFREVVRLTAGRAYPFKIDYVQRKRKTEQPPASISMSWIPPHGTEQLIPKRNLIPWTVEPSFSLQTKLPPDDRSYGFERGIAVDRQWDDSTTSAALEFGLVAVDELWPDFQRRNKKVPEDNRQRLKAFLTELVETAFRTKLSDDLKQLYIEQQVAQCPDDSEAIRRVVLMALKSPRFLYPQTDATDSPSQKVANRLALTFYDSLPSDKWLIEKVERNQLQNEQQIREAAWRMVNDFRTRGKTREMLHEWLNMGHFNEITKDEKQFPEFDKELVADMRMSLNYFLDDVVWSEKSDYRQLLTADWGYASDKMAAFYGDAWKPEGSQNKDEAKLPRGPGAERLRKTSDPSKLRMGVLTHPYLMSGLAYTDATSPIHRGVFLIRYVLGRTLRPPNAAFSPLSPDLHPDLTTRERVALQTSPESCQVCHSRINGLGFTLERFDAVGRFRETEQNKQIDPQGGYTGRDGEDLTFQNEKDLVQFLVDSDDAHRAFVSRAFQHFVKQPVAAYGPQKLDELTQRFKDSGFNVRALLVEIAVVAAMEPHDANIAG